The Chroicocephalus ridibundus chromosome 4, bChrRid1.1, whole genome shotgun sequence genome contains the following window.
TACTTCCTCATGATTTCAAAGTCTTAGCTCCACTAGGTTTGGCCCAGCAAGTTCTCTGGTTCCCTGCTCTCTTGCTGTGCTTCCCAGAGACATGTGGTCCTTTAGATCCTTCATCTGCCCCCATATTTGTGGTGTTTGATACGACATGTTGCCTTGGGTAAGCTTCTATTTCCTCTGGATGTTTTTCTGGCAGAAGAGCGGTTTAATAGCACCTTCTGCTAATCCAAGGGTGTTTGGCACTCTTCGGGGCTTTAAGTTATTATTTAACTATTCACAGATCAAGAGCTTGGCTAATAACAGCTGTTGACACCTGCTTTCCAGCATAatagtaaatatatttaatttcacagAACAAACATATGTCTGCAAGGTCAACATTTTATACTTAACATCTTAGTAACTTTGCCATTGTGCTACCCGTCCTGCACCTGCAATGGACGGGTTCTCATCCCTTCAATGTCTTGCTACTTTTTCATGTGAACTGTAAAAAAGCTACATGtggagaaaggcaaggaaaaaaaggggcgaaaaaaaaaaagataaaatactgtCGTGTTACACTGGCAGACATAAATGGCCTGAATTTCACCCCAGTAGTTTTAGTATGTAACTTCTTTAAAACTTGGAAGTGGTGTACCTGGGTGTTTTCCTCTTGTGCTAATTGAGCATATTTGTGACTGCAACTTGTAACGCTGGTGTGACCCATCCAGTAGCAGCGTGGGTCATAAGAAAGGGTAGAGCACAGGGACTTGATAGGAGGCGAGTTACTTTCAGGGAGTTTTACCTTGATAGAGTTTTACCTTCTTCTTCCCTTCAGTTGTTAGAGCATCTCCTACCCAGTATCATGGTGCTTgtgggaaggaggatctggggaggCGAAATACAGTTCTGTCTAACTTTAATTTGGCTGACGTGGCAAAAATCCATCAGGAAGGAACTGAATCATGTTCAAAAAGGCTGAGGCTGTTGTCTAGCTTGATTTAGTAGGTAGGAGATTCGCACAGATTTCAAGCGCCTGACATCAGACTAGGTTGAAAGCTGGTTTGTACCCTCCCCTTAGCCTTGTTGTTGAGTAACTGCCGGTGTCTGCTACTGAGTATTTAAGTTCCAGATGGATGAATTTCTAGAGAGAAGGTTTTAttaaatactgcaaataaaacaTGGAGCAGCCCTTTCTGATTTAACGATATTACTGTTTTCTAGGAAGACGCTGTTTGCCTGTTCCAGGTATTTGTTTCTGGGCCATAGTTCAACGTTGTTGCTCCTGCTGAGAGAACATGAGGTGCTTGACTGGAACTGCTCCTGGTCACAGTTAGCTGGAGAAGTGGTGGCCTTTCCCTTTTCTGATCCAGTAAACTGATGCTtgacagggtggtttttttccgtCAAGTGTATCTACCCTTTCAGAAGATGAATTAGCGGAGCCAGTACCTGAAATAACCTCTCAGCAGCGATGAGAGCGTCTTTTTCATAGGTCGTAACACAAATCATCCTGCTTTTCCTGTGTGGCTTTTTATTTGGAATATTGATGCTCTTTGGACAAGTTGAGCTGTCTaaaaccaaaaaagcctgcaaagCTTTTTTGCTAAACTTGTGTGTCTTAGAGACAAGTGTcattggagaagagaaggctccgaggagaccttatagccccttccagtacctaaagggggcctacaggagagatggggagggactctttatcagggagtgtaatgataggacacggggtaacagtttcaaagtgaaagaggggagaattagattggatattaggaagaaattctttactgtgagggtggtgaggcactggaacaggctgcccagggaagctgtggatgccctatccctggaggcgttcaaggccgaGCTGGATGGGGTCTAGTAGGAgcgggtttggaactaggtgatctttaaggtcccttccaactcgaactattctatgattggGCTACAAACAGTGCTGTTGGCAGAATGGGTGCTTGATTCTGATGTCACTCCGCAGGGACCCTGGACTTGTCTTCTTCAACACTCCTAAAAACAAATTAATGCAGAATATGAAGGGTCCTGGTGCGCTGCCAGCTCTCAGGCTCAAAAGCAGGATTGTTCCCTTAGTACCTACACTATCTTCAAGTGAGGTACTCGCTGAGAAGACCCATTTGAAGAAGTGAGCTCAGGCaacttcccttctttccttcaaTGAACTGACTGATAACGCTCTAAGCCAGAGCAAGGCACTGCCCTTCCTGGTGGTGCGGGGAAGGCAGACGGGGAACAAGTTTCTTCAGGCAAAAAGCAGAAACCCCACTCTCTTGCAAGCCCCATTCAACACAAGGAAGCATCCGAGTAAAACATAAGAAACTTTCAAAAACCAAggtcaaaatttttaaaaaatttattcccTGAATTTTACATACAGTAATTACAGACTATTGTACAAAGGTGTAAATGGTCTTTGCTGTGAGTTGTGCATATGCAGCTTAGTAGACAAGATTTAACATTCAATTTGAATCTCAGTGCAAGTAGGCACTAAAACATCCAACATACCTCCAAGGTATAAAAAGACATACCAGTTTTACAGGTTTCTCCCAGCATATTGTGTTACAGTGCAAAATGCTATGAAATAAGATTTCTCTAGGAAATTCATATAAATTAAACATATTGCACTTGTCCCAACCAAAAGCGTAACAAGTTGTACTTACTGAACTAAATTGATAGGTTTTAGAACATTCCTCACACACGTGCACTCCTTCCTCCTGGCTACTTGTGCCAAATATGTGTGGTTCTTATGCCAAATCTTAAATAACTGTTTGTAGCTCTTTGACTAATGCAATCCCTCTTGAACagactgctaaaaaaaaaatataaaaatcacagcGGATTAAGGTAAGAAGAAAATTCTCCAAACCCCTTTCCAGTAGCACTGTAACTGAATACATAAAAATCGGCATTGTTTAAATTCCTAATGCAAGTGTGTTGAACACCAACCATTTCAGACACTGACACCCCTATTTTCTGGAAAGGTGTGAAACTTCCACTTCTAAAGACATAACGTATTTCTACAGTACTTCAAGCTGCTAAGCTAACGTTGCACCCACGAACGCGTTGTGCAATACCACAGGTAGGACTTTGACTTCTGTACGTCACTGGCTGCTCTGGGACACGTGGGGAGAAATGGCGGAAAATTGCATTAACTTCAGAGAACGAAGTCTACTTGGGCTGAATCTAGTCGATACGATCCGTACACCCACCAAATGAGAAACGGAAGTGAAGGCAAATAACATCAATCTTACTAGATTTAAGTTTCCCTACATCCTTACAAGCCTTGAGATTTCAAGGAACAAGTGCCTATGAGTGCAGATGCTAACTTTGTGCATAAGACATTTATTCAAAGCTGAAAGGTAAGGGAGTAGCTTAGGAACaaatcatatatttttattattcttttttttttttgcaaaccagTATGAACAAAGTTGCTACTAAAACCACTGACCtatgaaagcagaggaaaagtaaAACACAGGGCTAGCTGAACGCTAGTACATGTCTTAAAACAGTTCAGGGTTACCTGCAAAATGCCTCCACCACTTCATTTCCTCCCCCTGCTTCCTCTCAGAGGAGTATACTTACTCCTGTTACGTGCAAAAACCAcgtttcttttctgaaaacatttctgcattCAACTTGCCTCGGTCATTCAGAACATGAGTGGAAGAAAACCTGATTTCTGGTACTACGACATTCTCCAGATCCTCTTCTGGAGCTGCAACAGTAACTATACAGTACTTTCTAAAGGCAGGTCCCCATCTTACTTGGATACTACTAGATAAGAAGTCCTTAATAAAGGCAATATGCTGTTTATACAAGTAATGAGATGAAATCCTAATGACACATTTAGGAATTCTTTATACAGATAGCATACATTTATACCACTTGTGCGGGTCAAATGTTAACGTTCAAAAAACCCAACCGGCTGGGCGTTGGATCAGGAGAACGAACAGCTTGGGCTCACAAACTGGAAGGCTGCTGGATTACTGGCCCTGGTTCACACTCATGAAGGTTGTCTTCTGACCTCATGTACATTAGGAACACAGTGACAGTAGCAAAGGTAGCTGCGTTGACAGGAAAAGCGCGGAGAAGCGTGGAAGTGAGACCTCTTGTGAAGACCCTCCAGCCTTCGTCATGGTAACTCTTTCTGACACAGTCTAAAATGCCCTTGTACTGTGTGACACCTCCAACGCCGTCGGCCTGAAGCCGGGATTTGATCACATCCATAGGATAGGTGGAGAGCCAGGACACGATTCCTGACATCCCCCCAGAAAACAGCAGTTTGGGAATAACGTAACTGTCTTCAGCTTCACAGCCTAAATACCTGGTCATGCAGTCATAGGTCAGGAAGTAAAAGCCAAAGCTTGGAGTCTCTCTGATGAACGTAGAGACCATGCCCCTGTTGATACCCCTCAGCCCTTCCTTTCGATAGATTTTGATCAAACAATCCAGAGAATTTTTGTAGTTCTTCTTTTTTAGTTTGTATTCACCTGTTCCTTGAAGCTGCATTCTTGTCTTTGCCAACTCCATGGGACAGCAGATGATGCACTGGATGGCCCCTGCTGCCGACCCTGCAAGGAACTGGTTTAGAGGAGTGTCTTTTCCAAGAGCACGAAGCGTGTTTCCTTGTACACCAAACACAAGGGCGTTAATGAAGGTCAGTCCCATCATTGGTGACCCAATACCTTTATAGAGTCCAAAAGCCTaatgggagaagggaggaaaaacccaTCTTAATACCATCTTGCATTGTAATAGTAATTTCATCTCTGCCTAGGACACAAACATCTAAACATTCGGAGCAGCACAAATATATAGTTGAACACATCCAGAAAATAATCTTACTCCATCCAGATAAGTGTTTCCTGTTaaattttatactttatttttaaagtagctgAAAGCCTAAAGCCACCCTTCTAGTTATGGTCTTAAAgcttcagcagaaaaacaaaactcaccAGTTTCTTCACTCATTGCTCAGATTGCTTGGATTCTGGGAAAACAAACTATTCAAATAACTCATTATCTTATTTAAAGAGTTAACTTTAAAATATCAACTTCCAACTTAGTGATCTTCGTGAAGTTTCTGGCAAACTACAATATCTGCCCTATGGTCAGGTGAGGTTCACAGTATGTTTATCTCTTGATCTTCGAtatttgtaggggttttttttttttaacagctttcccACCCTCCTGACTCAAAATATATGAAGATAAAAAACAGGCAAAGCGTTTATTTTGTACTTACAGATTCTTGCTTTATGATGGACTGAAAGCAATGGAAGGTCCCACGGTAGAGAGGTTTCTCTACATTTTGAACTTGTAGACGAACCTATAAGAAGTTGTATGAGATACTGATTTGTATGTCGAGACCAGGCGAATTGGTAAATTGTCTTGTACATATATGGAGATTTGCTATAGCAATGTATATGCAAGAGCACAAGCTGGACACTGGAATGCCAAATGTggcaaaataattgaaaaatgttCTGTGTTTTGAACTAATTTGGGGGGTGAAAACATGGAGGGAGGAGGATTATTAACTTCTCGGGAATATTAGAAAAACAGCATGTGGAAGTACAACAGGGTACACTGTTATCTAGGATTTCAGATTGAAGTTCTCCAGTACTGGCTACAATAAGTACTTTCTTTAGCTGCCAAGAATACTTCTGTTCACGCTCAGGAATATCTGTACAAACCTGACagaattttataaaaatgtatttacacgTCAAGTatgaaataaagataattttaaaaggatgGAGACTTTCAACAATTTTTGGCCACCAGACTTGGGTCCCTTCActgagatctgattttttttttttccccagagggtAGCTGGGAAGTGACTCTTAAGAAGTCTTACTTTGcatgaggaaagaaataaaaagccactcgtccttttaaattttgatttggatttttttaagctgctgaacACAAACAATTTGTGGGGGTGTGGCTGTTTTGAATCTTTACTGTTAGTCATCAATTAGCTTTTCCAAAGCCAAAAGGGTATGTTCTGCTGGACAGAGAGATGCCACCGTAACTGGTGACATTAGGAGACAGGCCCTTTTTCTAGATGTTTTTTAACCTTTGATTGGAAACTCCAATtatgttttttcctgttgatttgtcacagttaaacaaaaaaaaaaagtctcaaagctACCTAGTTCATGCAAAGTCCTAGGCTGCAATAAACTCAAAAGTTAGAAATCTGTCTTTGATTTCCAGCATGGAGGGCTGCCACGTTCCTCAGAAAAGAAGCTTATCAAGcatttaatgctgctgctgctgcaactcCAGGGCAAAAACAACTTTGAGACTCTTATTCTGATCACAAGAAGAGATTATCAGCTCCGTGTGAAAGATTCCTGACTTTAAAATCTCTTTATCAACGTTTGCCCAAAGTAAATATACACCACCACAACAATGAAAGACCAGTAAGATGATGTGGGGCTAGAAATATGATCTGGGGACAGGGTTTGTCAAAATTCTATATTCAGATTAGCTTTCTTTGAGGCAAAACCTAAATAATTTacagtttcagtattttttctttttatattcttaCAACATGTCATTTTGAActaaaaaaactaaacaaactttagctttcagtctctttttaGTATAGACATTAGCGTACGCTGGCCCGACTGGGAGGCTGAGATCACCTCAGGTCTTCCACAGTGGAACAGGGTCTTAAAACATTAAAAGCCCCCTTAAAAGTGGGCTTATGGTAGAattcaaaggaaataaatccTTTGTTACTCAAAGTGATGTTGGGGGGGGAAGGGTAGGCAGATTGTTAAAACAGTTTAAGAAGCAGACCCACAAGTGAAGTCGTAAAACTTTGCACAAAATGAAGGTTTTACTCCATTTACAGTTCACTGCTACGGTTTCAAACCCCCTCTGTGAAGCCAGGGGATTTCCACATGTATGGGCTCTGGGAGAACTGCAGCTTAGGAATCTTCTAACTTTAAGTTTTCTATACACTTGTCTTCAGTAGTTTTGAATTAGCCCTATTCTATGTATAGGTTGAATTGCCTCG
Protein-coding sequences here:
- the SLC25A29 gene encoding mitochondrial basic amino acids transporter isoform X1, whose product is MALDFLAGCVGGAAGVLVGHPFDTVKVRLQVQNVEKPLYRGTFHCFQSIIKQESAFGLYKGIGSPMMGLTFINALVFGVQGNTLRALGKDTPLNQFLAGSAAGAIQCIICCPMELAKTRMQLQGTGEYKLKKKNYKNSLDCLIKIYRKEGLRGINRGMVSTFIRETPSFGFYFLTYDCMTRYLGCEAEDSYVIPKLLFSGGMSGIVSWLSTYPMDVIKSRLQADGVGGVTQYKGILDCVRKSYHDEGWRVFTRGLTSTLLRAFPVNAATFATVTVFLMYMRSEDNLHECEPGPVIQQPSSL
- the SLC25A29 gene encoding mitochondrial basic amino acids transporter isoform X2, which codes for MMGLTFINALVFGVQGNTLRALGKDTPLNQFLAGSAAGAIQCIICCPMELAKTRMQLQGTGEYKLKKKNYKNSLDCLIKIYRKEGLRGINRGMVSTFIRETPSFGFYFLTYDCMTRYLGCEAEDSYVIPKLLFSGGMSGIVSWLSTYPMDVIKSRLQADGVGGVTQYKGILDCVRKSYHDEGWRVFTRGLTSTLLRAFPVNAATFATVTVFLMYMRSEDNLHECEPGPVIQQPSSL